In the genome of Cutibacterium equinum, one region contains:
- a CDS encoding patatin-like phospholipase family protein: MTTPIKRTALVLEGGGMRASYTSAVVVKLLEMGWEFPHVSGISAGATHTANYISRDRWRTRQCFTDFASDPRFGNLATWVTGLGFFHAEYIYQRTGEPTQALPFDFQTFSTSTQQLRIGATRTDNGQQKWFTRDDMPTMDDLMVRVRASSTMPGFMPPVTIDGVEYVDGAIGDAGGIPIDAAQLDGYDRFFVVCTRPRDYVKDEVKRPRAVHRLFRRRPAVADAIIARPAKYNATREMLRDLEAEGKAYVFYPRVMPVTNKEKDVTKLRQAYALGMAQVNAELPKWRDFLGV; the protein is encoded by the coding sequence ATGACCACTCCCATCAAACGCACAGCTCTGGTCCTCGAGGGGGGTGGGATGCGCGCGTCGTACACCAGCGCCGTCGTCGTCAAATTGTTGGAGATGGGCTGGGAATTCCCCCACGTCTCCGGCATTTCAGCGGGGGCAACCCACACGGCAAACTACATCTCCCGTGATCGTTGGCGCACCCGTCAGTGCTTCACGGATTTCGCATCCGACCCCCGTTTCGGCAACCTCGCCACCTGGGTCACCGGACTCGGATTCTTCCACGCCGAATACATTTACCAGCGCACCGGTGAGCCCACCCAAGCACTCCCCTTCGACTTTCAGACCTTCTCCACCTCCACCCAACAGCTTCGCATTGGCGCTACCCGCACCGACAACGGCCAGCAGAAATGGTTCACCCGCGACGACATGCCCACCATGGACGATCTCATGGTGCGGGTACGGGCCAGTTCGACGATGCCAGGGTTCATGCCCCCGGTGACCATTGACGGGGTCGAGTACGTTGACGGGGCCATCGGTGACGCAGGCGGTATCCCCATCGACGCCGCCCAGCTCGACGGCTACGACCGGTTCTTCGTCGTCTGCACCCGGCCACGCGATTACGTCAAGGATGAGGTCAAGCGGCCCCGGGCGGTCCACAGGCTTTTCCGACGCCGTCCGGCGGTCGCCGATGCCATCATCGCCAGGCCGGCCAAGTACAACGCCACCAGGGAGATGCTGCGCGACCTCGAGGCCGAGGGGAAGGCGTACGTCTTCTATCCGCGCGTGATGCCCGTCACCAACAAGGAGAAAGACGTCACGAAGCTGCGTCAGGCCTATGCCCTCGGAATGGCCCAGGTCAACGCCGAGCTACCGAAGTGGCGGGACTTCCTGGGCGTCTAA